In one Neobacillus sp. WH10 genomic region, the following are encoded:
- a CDS encoding PIN domain-containing protein, whose product MLHVFLDSNVCFTDPFMEKNFHNRLLVELAEKGLISLYISEVVKKEVINNFEKELNKQYEEIQKYEGKITKLLPENERPPIAWTNTVEEYVHKLKGRLEELEDYGYLDIVEFNNNMLPELVERSIKRKKPFTERKQEFRDAIIWFSYVNYVFEKNLPFCNFFNLQ is encoded by the coding sequence ATGTTACATGTCTTTTTAGATTCCAATGTTTGCTTTACAGACCCTTTTATGGAGAAAAACTTCCATAACCGCTTACTTGTTGAATTAGCAGAAAAAGGGTTGATTTCTCTTTATATTTCTGAGGTTGTTAAAAAGGAAGTCATTAATAACTTCGAAAAAGAACTGAACAAACAATATGAAGAAATCCAAAAATACGAAGGAAAAATTACTAAACTCCTTCCTGAAAACGAGCGTCCTCCCATTGCTTGGACTAATACGGTGGAAGAATATGTTCATAAACTGAAAGGTCGTTTAGAAGAACTAGAGGACTATGGCTATCTCGATATTGTTGAATTCAATAATAATATGCTTCCAGAACTAGTGGAACGCTCCATTAAAAGAAAAAAACCTTTCACTGAAAGAAAACAGGAGTTCCGTGATGCAATTATTTGGTTTTCCTATGTTAATTATGTATTTGAAAAAAATTTGCCATTTTGCAATTTTTTTAATTTACAATAA
- a CDS encoding alpha/beta hydrolase has translation MGYFVTVEPGVNLYVEDINPMGNKTILFLHGWPLSHNQFEYQFNILPAMGYRCIGIDWRGFGNSDKPMSGYTYNRLADDIRTLVGTLQLNNFTLVGHSTGGAIAIRYMSRHNGFGVSKLVLIDAAAPTGFTSETANNFLKETLNDRPKMMQDVTDGFFFQYITKPFSDWFLQMGLQAASWSTAAIILTLRDEKLHADLPKINVPTLIIHGIHDKVIPFAQAQELNEKIRNSQLVPFQYSGHGPFWEERDMFNQLLTQFI, from the coding sequence ATGGGATACTTTGTTACTGTAGAGCCAGGTGTGAATTTATATGTAGAAGATATTAACCCGATGGGAAATAAAACCATTTTGTTTTTACATGGTTGGCCGTTAAGCCATAATCAGTTTGAATATCAGTTTAATATTCTGCCTGCTATGGGTTACCGCTGTATTGGTATAGACTGGAGGGGCTTTGGTAATTCGGATAAACCAATGAGTGGCTATACTTATAACAGACTTGCAGATGATATCCGCACATTAGTTGGTACACTTCAATTAAACAATTTTACTCTCGTAGGTCACTCTACCGGTGGGGCTATTGCAATTCGATATATGTCTCGTCACAACGGTTTTGGGGTATCAAAGCTTGTTCTTATTGATGCGGCCGCTCCAACTGGATTTACCTCAGAAACTGCTAATAACTTTCTTAAAGAAACCTTAAATGACCGGCCTAAAATGATGCAGGACGTAACAGATGGCTTTTTCTTTCAGTATATAACTAAACCATTTTCGGACTGGTTTTTGCAAATGGGATTACAAGCAGCAAGTTGGTCGACAGCTGCTATTATACTTACATTAAGAGATGAGAAGTTGCATGCGGATCTTCCAAAAATTAATGTACCTACTTTAATCATTCACGGCATTCATGACAAAGTTATTCCATTTGCACAAGCTCAGGAACTAAATGAAAAAATAAGAAATTCACAGCTTGTTCCGTTTCAATATAGTGGTCATGGCCCTTTCTGGGAAGAACGTGACATGTTTAACCAACTATTGACACAATTTATTTAG